The following is a genomic window from Thalassophryne amazonica chromosome 14, fThaAma1.1, whole genome shotgun sequence.
TCATGCAAGAGCAGAATGCTAAAGAGGATTGGTTCCAACGGCAGATGAAATTAAAGGACGCCATTTTCCAGAACAAGATGGAAGAAAAGGATGCCAGCCTGAGGATGGAGCAGGAAATCAAGGCTTGGTACCGACGACAGATAAAACAAAAGGATGCCAGCTTCTGCAAAGTTCTGGAAGACAAGGATGCCAGCTTTGTGAAAGAGCGGGAAAACAAGGAGGCTTGGTTCAGGCAAAAGCTGAAAGAAAAGGATTCTAGCTTCCAGCAAGTTCTGGAAGACAAGGATGGCAGCTACAGGAAAGAGCGGGAAACCATGGAAGCTTGGTATCAACAACAGCTGGAAGAAAAAGATGCCAGCTTCCAGAAAAAGTTGGAGGAAAAGGATGCCATCTTCCAGAAAGAGCAGGAAGACAAGGATGGCAGCTACAGGAAAGAGTGGGAAACCATGGAAGCTTGGTATCAACAACAGCTGGAAGAAAAAGATGCCAGCTTCCAGAAAAAGTTGGAGGAAAAGGATGCCATCTTCCAGAAAGAGCAGGAAGACAAGGATGGCAGCTACAGGAAAGAGCGGGAAACCATGGAAGCTTGGTATCAACAACAGCTGGAAGAAAAAGATGCCAGCTTCCAGAAAAAGTTGGAGGAAAAGGATGCCATCTTCCAGAAAGAGCAGGAAGACAAGGATGGCAGCTACAGGAGAGAGTGGGAAACCATGGAAGCTTGGTATCAACAACAGCTGGAAGAAAAAGATGCCAGCTTCCAGAAAAAGTTGGAGGAAAAGGATGCCATCTTCCAGAAAGAGCAGGAAGACAAGGATGGCAGCtacaggaaagagcaggaaaccaTGGAAGCTTGGTATCAACAACAGCTGGAAGAAAAAGATGCCAGCTTCCAGAAAAAGTTGGAGGAAAAGGGTGCCATCTTCCAGAAAGAGCCTGAAGAGAAGGAAGCTTGGCTCAGGCAGTGCTTGGAAGAAAAGGATGCCAGCTTCCAAAAAGTTCTGGAAGACAAGGACGCCAGCTACAAGTCAAAGCAGGAAACCACAGAAGCTTGGTTCCAACAACAGTTGGAAGAAAAAGAAGCCTGCTTCCAGAAAAAGCTGCAGGAAAATGATGCCAGCTACAGAAAAAAGGAGGAAACCAAGGAGATTTGGTTCCAACAACAGCTGGATGAAAAGAATGGCAGTTTCCAGAAAAAGCTGTTAGAAAAGGATGACAGCTTCTTGAAAGAGAAGGAAATCATGAAATCTTGCTTCCAACAGCAGCTGGACGCAAGGGATGCCCTCTTGCATAAAAGACTGGAAGATGCAAAAAGAAGCTTTATGAAAGAGTTGGAAACAAAGCAGGTGTGCTTCCAAAAACAGCTTGAGGAAAGGGATGCAAATTTCAAGAAAAAGCTGGAAGAAAAGGACACTGGCTTCAGACAAGAGCAGGAAGCCAAAGACACCCTCTTTCAAAAAGAAATGGAAGCCAAAGACACAAAATTCCAACAAATGGTGGAAGCCAACATTACTTACATCCAGCAAGTGCAGAAAGAAGTCACCTTCCAAGACAAGATTGAATTCAAGGAGTCTTCTTTCCACCAACAGATGAAAGTCAAAGAAGCCAATTTCCAGAAAGAGCTGGCAACTAAGGCGGAAATCTTCAGGAAGGAGCTGGTAGATGAGGAAGAGATCTTCCAGAAGAAGCTGATGGCTCAGAAGATCATCCTGAAAGAgagggaagccagtgaagagtgtTTCCAAACAGAGTTGGACCATCAAAAGAACAGTTCCTGGGGTTATGTTTTTGCTGGTGTTTGTACAGTCGTTGGCTTGATGTCAATTAAGTATCTAATAAAGTAACCTATCTTTACAAAACATGATGGATTCATTAATTTTATCATAAGGAAGAATATAGTATTACATTGTTTGTCATTGTATGTATATCATATCACTGCACTGCAATGCTTTTAGACACAGGACCTCTCTTAATCTCTCAATGTATCACTTTTTGTCAAAAAGCATTTGTGTCTTCTTTGTACCTTACTGGTACAAACAAGTTGTAAAACTGATTTTGTAAAACACCCTTAACACTtgaccaccaccacccccacttttagtgcagcagataattgaaacaatcgtacaaatggtgatagaagcagcaaattcagtacaaatactccttagacatcactcttttggaaaaaaaaactgattggtcacttgaattttcaataggcaggcaGAGAGGGGTCAATTCAAGAATtatacaagggtcaaaattaaaagctgctccaatcatattgaaaactatactgcattatttgtctggtcataaatattccaaaaaggtatagtttggactgtctgtgactgaatgttatggagttatggggtaaaaacagcaagaatggtgacaaaggtcaatttcaggtgATACAGGGATCAAAAAGTTTTAGTTGCTCCAATGTTGGTTAAAAAAACCAtttcaaattattggttgaactaattggattaataaatggaatagttttgacagtgttgaatgcttggtctccaaagtaaaggttaagcaaggtcaacgtccattggattctatcacatgtgagggccccttcacacacagtgcaaatttggtagaACTGCGCATGACATGCACATGAAGCAGTAATCATATGCAAAACaagtaaaatcgtagctgcctcgtacacctgttgcaacaactattgcgtacaccagcggctgaaagagtgtgcgctgtgagatcccatcgaaccctctcacggcaagtGTCAGCCaatttccaggtgacacacacaaacatctaacaccactcgcatggcacttagaaaatgtgtggccatttgcactatcatcacgactagggttgggtatcgagaaccgtttttttttttttcgagtaTTTTTtttcgtctgaaggattataacaagatgttaaatctgttataaacatattttaacggctgcagacaagaaggaaagaacaggcAAGTGTTTTATCAAGCCAGGACAATGTAAaaaagacaaataattaccttttcagagggctcaaaatgctttctgcagcttcttaGGCGCGCGGGAGCACACGTGAACGTctctggctgcagcctcctctgtgattcaggaagtgattagagccattttcaacggccactttgcagaaaaaaaaaagagtaatccgccacgaaataattattttatatacgcagcttccagcgcagagcgcatggcagctggtagaacaaagaatggcgtccatctgtgaacacagcaggtgggattgtcacgactaTGTTCGTGCAATTGTGTGAGTCTCATGCATGCTCGTTTCAGTGCACCTAAAGACATActcatgtcagggggcctttagtcgGCTCTCGTCTGTCCCACTGAGTCCCACAGTCAGATGCACATTCAAGTTTGTGGGGGCATGGCTTTGGACGGAGCACTGATGGGGTAAGGGGGAGGAggtggaacctagaggaggtgctactttcaaatcttctGAGCTCTCTTGCTcgctctccaggactaccaactctagctttaaGATCCCTACAGTCTGACTGTGATGTCACtgatcacgtgggggcttccccagacttgtACAAAGCATAATGGGAAGCACACAGTgttagccaatcagagtagacagATACAGTGACATGTCCTCGCTCATCTCTCTCTGGCTCCTCCTCCAGAAAACGCTCTGAAATTGCGCATTTATGTGTAAAACTGAggtatttctcatatattatataaaagctagtgagaaataaaacttgaaaaatgaaaaatgctgattttgtaacttgataacacctctgtagtgatttacaagacatttcagacATCAGTGTCACACATCGAATCAAGGTAACTgccggtcttttcaaaagctcagccatgcacagacacacatccTCCTGCAGATGGCGGTAGAAAGGAAAGAAAATATTCATGATGGAATTCcccataaatatgttctcttgaaTAAAATGAGCTGTGATTTTACAagttgtttcaaaaataaaccgacattataatgcttggatttcaggagaaactaaATGTTGTCACTTTTGTGAAATTTGGGTGGCCCTTTAGCATGAAATATGGGCTATAAACatttcatgaattttttttttttttttttttttttggagtttcTGTTATTCTAAATTTTTAGATCTTGTTTACTTTTTAATGAAGGCAAATATCAATTATCGGTTTTCAACATGAGTAAtgacagagccggcccaaggcatacgccaactacgcggtcgcttagggcctccacaccACCAGGGGGCCCTGAGAGCAccaagacgttgtgataaaaaagtaaatatatacatgaaattacaatagtattgaataatttaaacaaaattgtattacacccgaaaaaaataaatcattttgacaaaataccaatactaggttaattgatgcctcctgttggctgctgccactgtTCGGCAAATTTAGAtccaccgcttgggtcaggtggtcgatgactaattgtgaggaatgaagtgagtgcaagtcatgtctcagaaaagaaattatccctctggagcggagaaaagaaaaaagaagttggaagacgagaaaaaacaacaagacaaaggtaggtttgcatgtccaatattacaatgtttgttgtcattatttgggaaatgctccgttcgtttagtgtaaagtgctttaggtgtcttaaagtcagaggcgattgctctaagactgcaggggaagctcagcttcccctaaaatgtcaaaaaataagtgatcaaatatatactgttgtgtgtacgtcactgactaaatatgcgctacaacgcgctcagcttctgttcagaatcagcttcttatcactggtaatgacgcggctttcctctcactcaaacccgcagcttcacagtgctttaaaggtgttgaaaatgaccagtacatctttgggagggccaaagaaaactgtaaaatttctattttgatattttaagagaaaatggctaaaataagtgggtcaatgTATTACCAAACATccaaagaaaatgaacattttccaaataggcagtttttattttcagtcctactgttatcaatggaatatgcatttaaagtggaaaatacaaaacaaacctaTCTTTGGCAGACAACAGtatcaccacacacacacgtgcagtaaaaaagactaacatactgatatagacatgtacaataaatacacacacacaaaatacacagTGGACATACAGGCTATGTGCAGTAGTGTAGCTGCAGTATATAAGGTGTGAAGAGTAAAGTGCAAGTGACATGGTGAAATGAAGTGTTCATGGAATGTTCTTCAgtgtctttgaaatgttcatatAGTTTTCTTCAGTGTGTTAATGAGTCTGAtggcttgtggaaagaagctgtttcccAGTCTGCTTGTGCGGCACCGCATGCTGCGGTAGCACTTCCCTGATGGTAGTGTAGGGAGAACAGTTTGTGTGCTgggtgagtggggtctttgatgaCGTTCATTGCTCTCTTGGAACAGTGTgaagtgtacaggtcctgaatggCTGGTAGGGGTGATCTGATGATCTTTTCTGCAGTCCTCACCACCCTCTGTAgtgccttcttgtctgcagctaaaCAGCTGCTGTGCCAGACAGAGGCTGCTGGTCAGGATGATCTTAATGGCACCctgtagaaggtggtgagtgcAGATGTGGGGAGGTCAGCTCTTCTCATCCTACGCAGGAAGTGGAGTCGTGTCTGTGCTTTTTTGACCAgggaggtggtgtttgtggtccATGTGAGGTCATCTGTGATGTGCACTCCCAGGAACTTTGTGCTTTTCACAGACTCCTCAGCACTGCCATTAATGATGAGTGGGATGTGTGTTGGTTgttctttcctgaagtccacagttatttcttttgttttgttgatgttgagtaacaggttgttcctctcacaccagTGATGAGTTGGTGTACCTCCTCTCTGTATGCTGAGTCGTCGTTGTCTCTGATGAGgccaccactgttgtgtcatcgGCGAATTTGATGATGTGATTCATTGCAAATCTGGCACAGCAATCATGGGTCATCAGTGTGAACAGCAGAGGAGATAGCACACATCCTTGCGGCACCCCGGTGTTTAAGATGGTGGTCGCTGAGGAGTTGTTGCCGACtgactgtctgcagtctgtttgtgaggaagtccagcagccagttgcacagtgaAGTGTTGATGCCTGCTGCACTCAGCTTGTCTACCAGATGTTGAGGGATGACAGTGTTGAACGCGGAACTGAAGTCGATAAACAGCATCCGTATAGATCCGGATATAGATATAGATCCGGATTGTTTTTTCCTTAAAAATATTACTCATCATTgcaattatttttctgaggaaCAATTTAGCAAACTTACTGTGTTAAATGGGACATTCTCCATCAtacattttaatagcagaagtcTTCCCATGAACTTGGCAAAcattcaggattgtttaaatagtgcaaataaacagttttcagttATCGCAATTTCTGAGACGTGGTTGAAAGAGGAGCATATGGATATTGTCCAGTTTGAGGGTTATGATTTCTTCCCAATAAATAGGATGAACAAACGGggtggtggtgtggcactttaAGTTAATTCTCCTTATCACTGTGAAATCATTCAAAACATGTGTTTCTCTTTGgaaaacatcatggaatgtgtcactgtggaaattaaatgcGAAAAATCCAAAAATATAATTGTAAGTTGTGTTTGCAGAGCACCAGAATCAAACCTAAAAATTTTTGTGGGAAGATGATTGAGATGTACAACACTATTAAAAATAAGTCTGTATTCGTTTGTGGAGACTTCAACATTGACTTCTTAAATCCTCACGTTCAAATACATATAACTGAATttataaattctgtgttttgtttgggaatgtatccagtaattactcatccaactaggataactgcgAACACAGCAACACTTACTGATAAAATACTTACAAATGTTACCGTGGGGAATTTAGAGGGGGGATTACTTATGaatgatatcagtgatcatttgccgGTTTTTGTAGTTTTGAATTCTTTAATTGACAAAATTGACCACACTGAAAGTACAAATttcaaagcggaagaaaatggatggatggatgaatggatggacttTGGAAAATCTTAGAATGGACTTAAGGGATCAcactggagtgacatttacattgaggatATTGATCAATCCTATGagtcattcatttctattatttctaatttatataataatcattgccctttggtatcaaatgttggaAATAAGCATAATGTTGACAAACCATGGATTACTAAGTGactgcaaaatgcatgtaaaagaaAAATTTTCTGTACAAGCAATTCTTAAAACTAAGAACATTGATGATGAGaaagatataagacatataaaataAGCCAACTAATATTATGCaatcttgtaaaaggcagtattatagtgatttattggagaaaaaataaaacaaacattaagggtacatggaagattttaaatgaagtcataaataagagaaaaggtgttaaagaatatcctgcccttttttacacaagtactggtacagttgttaaggaaaataaagcaatAACAGTTCATTTAATGATTACTTTGTGTTACAGATGAATGACATCATAAAGACAAAAGTGCACACATCATAAAGCAAAGTAGGTCACATGACTGCCAGCTCAATACAGAtgaatgacatcataaagatAAAAGTGCACCACATCACAAAGGAAAGTAGGTCACTTATCTGTAAGCTCAGTGCTCACAGGTAGTGTTCAGGACAAACGTGTGCACAGTTTGTATTTACAACAGCAGTGAACAGAACAAAAGACTTCATTCTTCAGTCTCATTTTCAAATATCTGTTACTGACTCAATTATTTGAAATGAAAACTAAAACGCGGCCAGTGCTTAATCGTAACATGTTCAAACAGGTAAGTTTTTCCCATTTTAACTATTTGATTCCACCATATGTCTTGTATATATTTTATTAGTGTTCTATATTTTCACTGAAATACTCAATGAGATTTTTCAGCTCACACGGGCTGTGTTCAATAATCCAGTGAATTGAACAAGATGAGTTTGAAGCATTTTGCAGTCATCTATTATATTCTTCCaactaattaaaaatataaattgtGACTACATATAAAAG
Proteins encoded in this region:
- the LOC117525281 gene encoding trichohyalin-like, giving the protein MQKEEQLVQNDANPKNKEVEALEKVQVNEPETRITGINDGCQKEMEAKVVTFQQELQNLQVHFRNDKQTKQMQYLHALKKQGTCFKKEQERKERQYRDVLKKQGMWFKKEQESKQMQYRDVQKKQGMWFKKEQESKQMQYRDVQKKQGMWFKKEQESKQMQYRDVQKNQGMWFKKEQESKQMQYRDVQKNQGLCFKKEQEMKEASFQQQLKEKGVSNQNEQEHQRVIFKELETKEAWFRHQLEEKDTIFQKKLEEMKASYRKEQVFKETWFNQQLEQMVVSFQKVVMDKDASFMKEQETKDAWIRHLGEKTDSLQKQLEEKDAIFRKEQEMKDALFQQQLAEKDVSFHKIMEDKDASFQKKLKELDISFSKEKESREACFQQQLELKDASFHKVLEDKEASFRKQQEMKEAWFQQELEAKDISFTKEKEMMAARLRQHLEEKDASAQKKLEEHTARFKREQETMEASFQQQLKENNARFQKVLEEKDARCKQEQEIMEARFHQQLQEKHESFQKNLEDNHTVFMQEQNAKEDWFQRQMKLKDAIFQNKMEEKDASLRMEQEIKAWYRRQIKQKDASFCKVLEDKDASFVKERENKEAWFRQKLKEKDSSFQQVLEDKDGSYRKERETMEAWYQQQLEEKDASFQKKLEEKDAIFQKEQEDKDGSYRKEWETMEAWYQQQLEEKDASFQKKLEEKDAIFQKEQEDKDGSYRKERETMEAWYQQQLEEKDASFQKKLEEKDAIFQKEQEDKDGSYRREWETMEAWYQQQLEEKDASFQKKLEEKDAIFQKEQEDKDGSYRKEQETMEAWYQQQLEEKDASFQKKLEEKGAIFQKEPEEKEAWLRQCLEEKDASFQKVLEDKDASYKSKQETTEAWFQQQLEEKEACFQKKLQENDASYRKKEETKEIWFQQQLDEKNGSFQKKLLEKDDSFLKEKEIMKSCFQQQLDARDALLHKRLEDAKRSFMKELETKQVCFQKQLEERDANFKKKLEEKDTGFRQEQEAKDTLFQKEMEAKDTKFQQMVEANITYIQQVQKEVTFQDKIEFKESSFHQQMKVKEANFQKELATKAEIFRKELVDEEEIFQKKLMAQKIILKEREASEECFQTELDHQKNSSWGYVFAGVCTVVGLMSIKYLIK